TGTTTTCCGATGAACAACAAATTACCGATTGGGGCTTTACATCCGAAAATTTCAGGGCTATGTTTATTCCCAATACCTACGAAATGTACTGGACCACTTCGGCTACCGAATTTGCCGAACGAATGAAAATAGAATACGACCGTTTTTGGAACGACACCCGGTTAAAACAGGCAGCAAAAATGGAGCTTACTCCTCAGCAAGTGGTTACCCTGGCTTCCATTGTTCAGTCGGAAACCATAAAACCCGACGAATTAAAAACCGTTGCAGGACTTTATGTTAACCGTTTGCGCAAAAACATTGCCCTGCAGGCCGATCCAACCGTAAAATATGCACTGGGCGATTACTCGATAAAACGCGTGTTAAACAAACACCTCGAGATTGATTCACCATACAACACCTACAAGTTTGCAGGTTTGCCTCCGGGGCCTATTTGTTTTCCTGAAATTACATCAATTGACGCTGTGTTAAATTACGAAGAACACAACTACGTTTATATGTGCGCTAAAGAAGATTTTTCGGGCTACCATAATTTTGCACGCACCCTTAGCCAGCACAACCGAAATGCAAAAAAATACCGTGATGCGCTGAACGAAAGAAAGATCTTTAAATAGAAAAATTAATCAAACAGCTTCTTTTTAAAAAAAACTCCCCTACTTTTTACGAACCTCTCTCCCTTGCAATAGAGGTAATCATCTATCTTTGCTCGTCGTAACAGTAAGAAACTACACGCAAATAAACATGAATAAACTACTTACTATGCTGCTTGCGATGGCGGTTTTTGCCTCGCAGGCCCAAAACAAAGACTGGGAAGATCCAACCGTTATTGCTAAAAACAAAATGCCGGCACGTGCCACTTCGTACTCATTTACAACTGCCGAAGATGCTTTGACCGGAGACCGAGAAAAGGCCCGGATAATTTCACTGAATGGCATCTGGAAGTTTAAATTCTCGGAAAAAGAACAAGACCGGCCAAAAGATTTTTACAAGAATGATGTTTCGAACTGGGATAACATCGAAGTCCCATCATGTTGGGAAATGAAAGGCTATAATTATCCCATTTATAAAAATTCGGGCTTTAATTTTCAACCTGATCCTCCATTTGTGCCTCGCGACAACCAGGTTGGACAGTATGTAAAAACTTTCGATATTCCTGAAAACTGGAACGATCAGCGAATCATTCTTCATTTTGGAGGAGTGGCTTCAGCTTTTTATGTTTGGGTAAACGAAAAGCTGGTGGGCTATAGCCAGGACAGCCGCTTACCTGCCGAATTTGATATTACCAACTTTGTTAACACCGGTGAGAATAAAGTAGCAGTTGAAGTTTACCGCTGGAGCGACGGCTTTTACATGGAAGACCAGGACCATTGGCGTATGAGTGGTTTGCACCGCGAAGTTATGCTGCTTGCACAACCTAAAATAGCCATTGAAGACTTTTTTGTTCGCACCCGCTTAGATGCCACCTACCAAAATGCCTTGTTGCAAATTAGGCCAAAAGTAACCCGCGCACCAAAAAAAGATTTGGAAGGCTGGACCCTGGAGGCAGAACTTTTTTGTGCTGATAACAAACCGGTTTTAGCAGCCCCACTACAAAAAGAAGTAAGCAAAATTGTTTACGAACATTACCCCCAGCGCGACAATGTTTATTTCGGCTTAATGGAAGAAAAAGTAGTGAGTCCGCAACTATGGTCGGCAGAAAAACCCAACCTTTATACACTTGTTTTAAATTTGAAAGATGCCAATGGAAATTTGGTTGAGGCACGTTCAACAAAAGTAGGTTTCCGCGAGGTGGAGATTAAAAACGGAGAATTACTGGTTAACGGAGAATCGATAAAATTGTATGGAGTAAACCGTCACGATCATCATCATACCGAAGGAAAAACGCTTAGCAGGGCAGATCTGGAACAGGATGTTTTGTTGATGAAACAATTTAACTTTAATGCAGTTCGTACCAGCCACTACCCCAACGATCCGTATTTTTACGACATGTGCGATAAACATGGCTTGTATGTAATGGATGAAGCCAATATTGAAACGCATGGATTGAATGGTTATTTAAGTAATCAGCCCGAGTGGCACATGGCATTTCAAGACCGTGTTGTCCGGATGGTTGAACGCGATAAAAACCACCCTTCCATCATTTCGTGGTCATTGGGCAACGAATCGGGCTGCGGCCCTAACCATGCAGCCGCAGCAGGCTGGGTAAAAGATTACGACCCTACGCGTTTTGTACACTACGAAGGCGCACAGGGAAGCCCGGAGCACCCCGACTACCTGAAACTGGGAACACCGGAATACAACAAACAATGGAGAAGAGGCAACCCTACCGATCCGGCTTATGTGGATGTGATCAGCCGTATGTATGCGAACCTTGAAGACCTTGAAGCATTGGCCAAAAGCCCCTACATTAGCCGTCCAATTGTTGAATGCGAATATGCCCACGCCATGGGTAATTCGCTGGGTAATTTTCAGGAATACTGGGACCTGATGCACGCCTACCCTAACCTGATTGGTGGGTACATTTGGGACTGGATTGACCAGGGACTACTGGTAAAAGATGAAAATGGCAAAGAATATTATGCCTACGGCGGCGACCACAGCGACGAACCTAACGACAACAACTTCTGCATCAACGGAGTAATTGCATCAGACCGCACGCCAAAACCGCAAACCTGGGAAGCCAAATACGTTATGCAGCCCATACAATTCTCGGCTGTCGATTTAGAGAATTTCAAAATACGCCTTTTAAGTCGCTTCAACTTCACCAACCTCAATGAATACAATTTTCTGTGGACCTTAAGTGAAGATGCCACCCAAATACAATCGGGTTCGTTAAGCGGGTTCTCACTTAATCCGGGCGAGAGCAAGGTGTTTGAAATTCCGGTAAAAGAATTTGAAACCAAAACCAATGCTGAATACTGGTTACGATTGAGTGTTCAATTAAAAGAAAACCAAAGTTGGGCGCAAGCCGGACATGAGGTGGCTAAGCAGCAATTTAAATTACCATTTGATACTGCGGGTCGACTTAAAAAGCAGACAAAACTTGCCCCTCCTGTTTTTAACACAAGTAACAATTCAATTGTAATCAGCGGAAAAGGTTTTGAGGTGGAAGTAAGCAAAACGAGTGGTTTAATTACCAGCTATAAAAAAGGAGAAGAAACCATAATCACCTCAGCATTAACTCCAAATTTTTGGCGTCCCTTAAGCGATAACGACGAACGTGGC
Above is a genomic segment from uncultured Draconibacterium sp. containing:
- the mltG gene encoding endolytic transglycosylase MltG, with the translated sequence MSIEQKSRAMTFPRIGKYIIIFFAIAFIIVGARGYQLYRYVFNVNVNSDYVLMIDEHDNLKTISEKLQNDQVLLNFKAFKWVAKKKKYADYIRPGRYEIEKGMTTNQLVNMLRSGAQAPVNITFNNVRFKEELAGKVSKYIKADSLSILQLFSDEQQITDWGFTSENFRAMFIPNTYEMYWTTSATEFAERMKIEYDRFWNDTRLKQAAKMELTPQQVVTLASIVQSETIKPDELKTVAGLYVNRLRKNIALQADPTVKYALGDYSIKRVLNKHLEIDSPYNTYKFAGLPPGPICFPEITSIDAVLNYEEHNYVYMCAKEDFSGYHNFARTLSQHNRNAKKYRDALNERKIFK
- a CDS encoding glycoside hydrolase family 2 TIM barrel-domain containing protein, with translation MNKLLTMLLAMAVFASQAQNKDWEDPTVIAKNKMPARATSYSFTTAEDALTGDREKARIISLNGIWKFKFSEKEQDRPKDFYKNDVSNWDNIEVPSCWEMKGYNYPIYKNSGFNFQPDPPFVPRDNQVGQYVKTFDIPENWNDQRIILHFGGVASAFYVWVNEKLVGYSQDSRLPAEFDITNFVNTGENKVAVEVYRWSDGFYMEDQDHWRMSGLHREVMLLAQPKIAIEDFFVRTRLDATYQNALLQIRPKVTRAPKKDLEGWTLEAELFCADNKPVLAAPLQKEVSKIVYEHYPQRDNVYFGLMEEKVVSPQLWSAEKPNLYTLVLNLKDANGNLVEARSTKVGFREVEIKNGELLVNGESIKLYGVNRHDHHHTEGKTLSRADLEQDVLLMKQFNFNAVRTSHYPNDPYFYDMCDKHGLYVMDEANIETHGLNGYLSNQPEWHMAFQDRVVRMVERDKNHPSIISWSLGNESGCGPNHAAAAGWVKDYDPTRFVHYEGAQGSPEHPDYLKLGTPEYNKQWRRGNPTDPAYVDVISRMYANLEDLEALAKSPYISRPIVECEYAHAMGNSLGNFQEYWDLMHAYPNLIGGYIWDWIDQGLLVKDENGKEYYAYGGDHSDEPNDNNFCINGVIASDRTPKPQTWEAKYVMQPIQFSAVDLENFKIRLLSRFNFTNLNEYNFLWTLSEDATQIQSGSLSGFSLNPGESKVFEIPVKEFETKTNAEYWLRLSVQLKENQSWAQAGHEVAKQQFKLPFDTAGRLKKQTKLAPPVFNTSNNSIVISGKGFEVEVSKTSGLITSYKKGEETIITSALTPNFWRPLSDNDERGWKAEKLIGIWENLPSKLQLKNFDADATKSVVHSELAYDGLRLNITYTFSPEGEVLVDFDLKIPEEMPEPIRVGMSMGVSTELQQMAFYGKGPFENYSDRNRAAEVNIFAGKVDEFYYNYVKPQESSNHTCVRWLALGNSAKNGMMITGKIPLQTSVWPYTAENIREAQHPTELTKADRLTVNISYKMAGVGGNDSWSINARPINKYRLLEKEYSFAFKLIPFTNARNLNDIYRYSK